The Microlunatus antarcticus DNA segment CAGGATGGTCCTCGTCCCCGGCTGAAGCGCCTGCATACCTGACTTGTCGGATCATGGCCTAATGAGGGCAATGGTCGGACCCGAGGATGAGGAACCCGCACCCGACCCCGACTCGGGCCTCGACGTCTCGTGGACTCGGCTCGTGGGGCTCCCAGCCGTGTTGGTCGTATCTGACCCCTGGGAACTCGCCGACCAGGACGGGCGGGAGCAGTTCCACGCCGTGATCCGCGCTGTCGAGCCCTGGAACGACAGTGCGCCGCCGGCTCTGCTGCTCCGCCTCGAGCAGCCGGCGACATGGAAAGGCCGTTCATACAGTCACCTCGTCGCTTCTGCCCGCCATGCGGACGAGTGGAATACGGACGCTTTGCTTCGACAGGGCGTCGCTTGTAATGCGATAGGCGTCTTCGGTCAGGATGCTGCTGGAGACCCGCCGTGGGGAGCCGGCCGCTAGCGTGGAGGGCTCGCGTTGCTCGGGCACCTCACTCTTCCGAGAGACCGCTGACACCGGTCCCCACCACGGCGCGAGAACGCTTGCAAGGTCGGCGTAGGGGAAGCCGTGAGCTGAGCCGTCGTACGAGGAACGCGCTCTCCCTCCTGCCCGTGTCCGAGGTAGCGACTAACCAGGCGTGAAGCCTGACGGCGCGTAGCTGGCTTCGCCAGCCCACCAGTCGGGTTGGGTCGCACGCCAGACGACCGCGACAGTTCTGCCACTCAATTGCTCGATCAAGCTCACCAGGGCCGCTTGCGCTTCGCCTTCATCGGCGGCAAGAGGTGTTCCGAGAAGGTGACCATCGGTCACCCCACCCTTCGTGTAGATCGCGTACTGCCAGCGCCGGGGCGTGCGGTAGAGCACGAGTTCCCTCAGCGGATCTTCCTCACCGATCAGGGTCCTATAGGGGCGACCCTCACCTTTGGCTGTCATGCAGTGTCACCATCCAATTAGGGGCTTGTTGCGGCCAACGCTAAGGCCCCTACCTGTTCACGGACTTCCGAAAGTACAGCCTGCGGCACAGGGCACGACCGTCGTCCGGAGCACGCGAGTAGACGACTCCAGACCTCGACCAAGTCGCTTGCTCAGACCGTGACCTGAGTCCATCTGGTGCCCGCGTCCCAATCGCCCAGCTCGAAGGCCCACCCGGTGAGGAGGCGGTGAGCGGCTCGCATGTCAACGACCGCGGTGCCGAAGTGGTGCTCTGCGTCGCCCTCACGGTGCTCCACTGTGTAGGACCCGTCCGGCCGTCGCTCGGCTTGGGCATAGGTCTGACCCGCACCGTCGGAGCTCCGTTCGAGGATCAGGAACGTCCCATGGCCAGCTTCGATGTCCTCGAGGAGTATGAACAGTAAGTCCTCAGAGGGGTCGTCGTACGGTTCTCCAACTTCCGGAATGGCGCGAAGCACAGGCACACCCGTGATCATTGCAGCCAGTCCCACATGCAACGACCTCTTGCGGGGACGTCGAGTTATGGACGGGATCAAGGTGCGGCCTAACGCTCTCGGCACAGCCAAGAACGTGTAGAAGTCGCCGTCACCCTCCGGGTGCCGGACAACAATCGGCATCTGGAACGACAGCTCAAGAAATGCCGTCATGTCGTGCAGTACCTGCCAGACAGGCGGCTTGCGCAAGGTAGCGACCACCTGCCCCGCCTCGACCTGCGGCGTCCACGTCCAGGTTCGGTCATCACTCATGCCCAAAGCGTCCCTCAACTGCTACGCGACAGTCCGTCTCCTTGAAGACCTGCGCCACGTCGGCGCTGTAGCGGCCCTACCGCAAGCCGTCCGTCCCGCGGACGCCGTCGTCGCCGTAAGCCGACCGTCGTGCGGAGCACGCACAAGCCGACCGTCGTGCGGAGCACGCACAAGCCGACCGTCGTGCGGAGCACCCCAGACAACTCCTCCTCAAAGCCTTTGAAGCGGCACTGCGGTCAGGACGGGCGAGACTGACCAGCTCGTTGCTTGCTGAGGAGACGCAGCGCGATGAGGCTAAGGCCCATGCCGACGGCGGTAGGGAGGTTGCCAGCCATGCTGGTCCAGTGGCGCTCCGTGACGTTGTACACGGCGAGGATCACCAATCCAGCGCCGACAACTGCCATCACGATAGTGGCGATCCTGACCACTCGCTTGCGTTTCAGTGTCTGTGTGACTCCCGCGTCTCCCACGCTTGGAGAGTATCGGCGCTCGTTGGCAGCGGCACCGGAACTCGTCCGTCCTAGGGTCCCGACTGACTGCGGCAGCCGACCCTCGTGCGGAGCACGGAAGCCGACCGTCAACTGCGAATGGCTGCCTACCGGAGATCGTCGTCCCTCGACGCCGGCCAGCTGAGTGGGTATCGGTGTGCCGCGAGCCGGTGGTTCTCGTAGAGGCCACGGCGCCTCCTGCTCGATAGTCGGTCACCGAACACGATCCCGTTGAGGTGGTCGGTCTCGTGCTGGAGGCAACGCGCGAGCAACCCGGTCCCTCGTACCTCGATGGGATCGCCGTACTGGTCCTGGCCTCGGCACACCGCTACGGCCGGTCGGGCTAGCTCGGCGTATCCACCGGGCAGCGACAGACAGCCTTCCTCCCACGTCTCCAGCCGGCGGTGAGGACCACCGTCCACCTCTGTCGACGGGTTGCAGACGACGCCGATCTAGCGTTCGAAGTTCTCGTCGACGCAGTCGTAGACGAACGCGGCAAGCCAGACACCGACTGGGGGAGCGGCCAGCCCAGCCCCGGCTGCGGCCGTGTTAGTCGAGAACATGTCAGCGAGGAGTGACTGCAGCGCGTGGTCGAACTCGACAACTGGAGGCATGGGTTCGTGGAGCACGGGGTCAGCCCAGCGGCGGATCGGTCTGGCAGAACCAACGCGGACGAGTTGCTCGCTCGGCATGGCTCATCATGCTCCAAGAGCTCCGAGCCTTCGCGGCTGCACAAGCCGACCATCAACTGCGACCCAAGAAGGATGCGTAAGTCGTACAGTCGCGTCGTGCTCCGCTCAGCGGGTGGTCCTGTGCGGCGCGTCGGCTACTGGCTGATCGCGGCGGTGCTCCTCCTTGCCGTCCTCGGCATGTTCTGGATGAACTCGAGGGTCTATCCGTCGTCCGGCGACCTGAGCCGGCCGGTGCCTTGCTCGACCCACAACGAGATGATGTGCCGATTCGGCTTCGTGCGGTGATGAGGGCCGCTCTCGGTTGAAGCGAGCGGTGCCGCTCGTTCTCGGTAGCCGACCCCCGTGCGGAGCACGCCAAACCCCACCCCTTGTGCGGAGCATGTGGGGCCCGACCGTCGGAGCACCTGCCAGCAGCGGCGCCCTGTCGTACTTCACTCACAGGCCACGGTCCTGCGAGAGCACCTGGTCTCGTCGGCGTTGCGATCGAGCGACGCTCGGGGCCTTCGCCGCGACAGAATCGGACGCCACGGGACCAAGCACCGTCGTTCGCTTTGATGAGAACTCGGGCACCCGACCTCTCATGAGCATATTCTCTAGCCGAGAGTGTCAGAATCAGTTCGAGGCTGGGCCTCGTGGACAGACGTTACTGGCGTTCGAGCAATTGCGAACAAGCCGCTATCCGCCGAGGACGCGCGTCGACGTAAAGATGGAGTGATGTGGCGAGAAAGCAAGTCGTCGCGCTTGCCGGCTCTCTGCTGCTCGCGATGATCCTGCTGCTGGTAGTTCCGATCCCGTTCCTGGGTCCTGACGGCTATCAAGCGCTTGCGAGCGGCGTGCAGGCCGCGGGCGTGATCATCACTCTCGGATTTATTGGGATCGAGATGAACCAATCGCGGGCTACGAGTAGGGCGAGGGCGCAGGCGGATCTCGATGAGATCGCCCGACGGGACGAGGAGCGAAGTCGCGGTCGACGACAAGCAACCCTGGAGTTCGCGAGGAGCACGCTCGACTACCGCTATAGCAACTGGGAGGCCTTGCCCGAGGACTTCGACCGCGGCGCGGTCGAGTCGATGGTCAACGAGTTCATTGCCGGCCGGGAGCAGCGCACCCTGGGGCGGGTATTGGAGTACCTAGGCCTGCTTGAGACGCTCTGTACCGGGATCAAGCTCGACATCTACGACGCCAGAACGCTGTACGAGCTGTACGGCGGGCGTGTGGTGGCGACGGCTCAGAACTATGGCCTTTTCATCGCCTGGCGCCGCGACCTGCTGGGGAAGAAGTCCCTGTACGTGGAGCTGGAGTCGCAAGCTGCAGAATTCGAGCGGTGGACGAGGCTCGATGCTTGATCTCATCTCTTCACCTAATGTCCGACCGCGCTGCTGGGCCTCAGGTGATGGCTTGTCGTTTTTCTTCCCATCCGCGAACGAGTATCAGCGAGCCGACCATCATGCGGAGGCGTGAGCTGGACCGTCGTGCGGGGCACGCTTGAACTACAAGACCAGAGCCGTACCGTCGCGACCCCGGACGCTCGGCTCCGTCAACTACAGGTTGGCTGAGATCCATTAGGCGCCACCCATTCTTTCGACTTCATCCCTAGGGCGTAGATCGTATTTGCAAGTCCTTTCTTGATATGAAGTGCCCGCCAATCCAAATCTCGAAAGTGTCGGGGTCGAATAGCCGCACGTCCGCTGCGGTGGTTGGTTGGCGATACTTTGAGGTAATCACCGGTCGCGGGCGAGCTCAAGCTGTGCCACCGCGGTGGCGACGTCTTCTACGATTGCGAAAGCTGTTTGTCGAGTAACGTCGACTGCAGAATGTGCGACGCGGTTCCTTACAGATGCGTGATCTAGCAATCGCTGGATTAGATCATCGGCCAGAAAGGGTCTCAGCGCGTTGAGCATTTCCCGAAAGCTCACTGGTCCTGCTCTGTGCCGCTGTAGCGGTATGTCTAGCCTTTCGATCGCCTGCGCCAGCTCGTGTTCAAGGAGTGAGAAGGCCGACATGATTGCGGCGCGGAATTCACTTTGATCGAGCAGTCGCTGGGGCTCACTCGTGAGCGTCGGGGAGATTGTCAAGAATGCAGCCGCCAACCGTGCTGATAAAGCCTCGACAAAGCCGAGGCTCAAGGGGTCTATACCTTGGTCATCGAGTACCAGTGGCCGGACGACACGTTGCAGTTCCGGCACTTCTATCGGTACCGTCGACGAGTCGGTGGTTACCACGATGATCGGTCCCGCAGAGGTAAGCTTAGCCAAGCCGAGCTCGTAGATTGTGTTGGCGGTCCCTAAATCGGCAATTGTAACGGCACTCTTCTCGAGTAGCGCTTGCACCTTGGCAACAATATTCTCACCCACGGTTGCCACATCTATCGCCATCACGGGAGTAAACCCCTGGCGCCTAGCCACTGGGTAAACTTGCTGCTTGTAGAAACTAGCCAGAGCGGTCGGCACCGCGAAAAATGCTAGTCTATTTTTAGCGAAGTTGGGAAGCGAAAGCTCGGCTTGCGACTCGGGATCTGCGGAAGTGCTAATCAACGGTAGGCTTGCCGTCCAGTAGTCTCTTAGCTCGCTCAAGGCGGTCGTCAGTGTCTGCGAATAAGATTGATCTGATTTGGGGAGGTTAATGACTTTTACGCCTCTGCGCTCGAACCTAGCCATTGCCTGTGGTGAAGCGCCGATTTGCAGTACGTAGGCTGGACGTCGGAGACCACCTAGCCTGTCCTTGATCAGTTGCCAGATCTGGCGCAGGTCTGGATCATCGAGGCTGTATCCAATGAAGAATGCAGTGTTGTCAATGAGCATGCTTGATAGGTAGGTGGCCAACAAGGGATACCGCGTGAGGAAGCCGTCGTAGTCCTCCTCCGTTGCGATGATCCGATTAGGATGATTAAGATCCCCGTGCAACTTCAATAACCGCACCCACGCCCTGTCGCCTTGGACCGCCAGCTGATCCTCGGATACAATCGGCATACAGTACTTACCGGCTCGAGCGTAGCTCGTTTCAAGCAAGAAGTCCCAATTAGTCGTGATCGCGCGATCGAATGGTATGGCACAGAAAGCGTCATGTGCGGAGCCAGGCTGTATCACGGACGCATTCAAGGCCTCGACGAGGAACTCGGTCAGCTTGACTCGAGAGAATTCATGCTCGTACGTAGATAGAGCCTCGATTGCGGTCGTGTAGCTGTAATCCCTCAGGGCTTCAGCAGCTCGTCGGCCGACTCCGTCCCAGTCAGGCATGAGCACTCCTGGCGGCAATTGCGCGTTCAGCGAGAAGCCAGCCCCGATGAACGGGATGCAACGACCTCGCACCATGTCCTCCAGGAAGGGGGGTGGAAAGTAGTCGAGATACTTCGTCACGCTTCTCCGCTCTAATTGAACGCCCAGGGACGACGATCAGCATAGCGACCGATTGGCGGGACGAAGGTGTGCGGAGGCGGACCGTTCTGCGACGGCGCCATGGGATCGAGACGTGGGCGGGTGCGGCAGATCTGTCAAAGGTGTTAGCAGGTGGTCGATCGAGCCATGACTATGCATTCAGCAGTCGTGCTCGGGCGGATCTCCGGCTCGTAGCCGAGAGCTCGGGCGGTGGCGAGGCCTTCACTGCTGGCCGCTCGGATCACATTTTGAAGCGTGGCTGCGCCATGGTTGGCGGCGGTGGTTCCCAGTCAGTCAAGGACGGATCGCGCGATGCCCCGGCGCCGGTCGGCAACCACGAGGAGGCCGACGGTCTATTCCGTGATCGTTGGATAGCCCGTGATGCAGTCGAGGGCACCTGCCAAATCACCGTTGAGCCAATTCCGAGCAGTAGCTTGGAGTCGTAGTCGCGCCCTTCGGGTAGGGCGAGGAATGTGCTCACCGCGTCGGCGGACTGTGGCACACCAAAGTGCGTGCAGAAGTCGGCGAGGTCGTCGAACAACTCCTGCAGGAGTGGCCCGTCCTCGCCCTCCATCGGCGGAAGCCTCACGTCGTCGAGGTCGACCGGCCACAGCGGGTCGCTTTCCGGTGGCACGACCCAACCGTGGAACTGCCGCAACGAGTCCCCATTCTTAAGGCCGACCGGAACACTCGCCATCCGATGTGCCAAGCAATCAGCCTCGTTGGGCATTCGGTAGTCGCGTCGCGGTGTCCGTCTGCAACTAGTTCACCGAGGTCGGTAGACGTGCCGTAAGCCGTCCGTCCTGCGGGCGCCGGCTGACTCCGTAAGGGGACGTTTACCGGGACAGCGGGCTGCGCTGTAAGCGGTAGGTCGACCAAGAATCAAGTTCACGTCAGATTTCGAGGTACTGGCCGAGGAAGGCGAGTTGGGCGGGAGCAAGGCGTCGCCAGTAGTTGTCGTCGTGAGCGCCAGTTCGGGGCCCGCCGGTCGGCGCAGCAGGTCGAGGACCCGCGGGGGCATCGGGAGGTCGCTCACCCGGCCGCGGGGGCGTGGAGGTCTCAGCCGGTGGCGGCGTGGTCGAACCGCTGGCCGGCGGGCACCGGCGCCGAGACGTCGAAGATGATCAGCACCACCGACCCGATCGCCGAGACGATCATCGCACCCGCTTTGAGCGCGGCGTCGCTCGGCGCCAGGGGCGCGGGGCGGGCCATCTCGGCGAGGGTCTGGGGCACGAACCGGACCTGCACCTCCGAGGCGACGAAGACCGCGAGCGTCAACAGCTGCCACCAGCCGGTGCGGTTGATGTCGTGGAGCCGCCGGACGCCCAGCGCCGCCGCAGGTACGACCGTGGCCGCCGTCCACATCAGCCAGGGCAGCGAGGTCGGGCGTAGCGAGAGCAGCGGCGTGGAGAAGTAGGCCTCGAGCCCGCCGAGTCGGGCGAAGCGGACTCCCTCTAGGACGAACGAGACCACGATCGAGGTCAGCGCCCACCACCAGTACTCCGCCCGCCCGGCACGACCCGAGAAGGTGGCGTACTTCCGCCAGAACCGGCTGATCGCCTGGGGAAGCGTCGCCCCGTAGAGGGGCTGGTCGAGGGGGACGTCACGGGGCGGCACGGCGGCTCCAAGTCAGGGTGAGACCACGACACTCCCACGGTCGGCGGTCGCGCGCAGGACGCCGAGCCAAGCCGTGAGGACGCGCGGCTCGATGGCGCCCGAGGCCACGTAAGCCGGCCGTCATACGGAGCACACGCAGCGACCGACCACCAACACCTACTGCTGCGTTGCTGGCACTCGCTCTGTTACGCCTATCAACCTTTGCTGCGTCGCTGAGCCCGTGATCCGATAGTGAGGTGGTCGCCTTCGAGCTCGACGCGGAGCTTACGCATCCGCTGGACTTCCTGCTGCTGCAGAACGGGCCGATCAACCTGGTAACGCCACAGCGACTATCCGCACTGGTCGGTCAGCTCGCCGGCCTCGGCTACCAGGTCATCCACCTGCCCGCTGCGAGCTGGTCAGACGACGCCGACCTGTTCCGATCCATCGCCGCTCAGCTGGACTTCCCTGACTACTTCGGGCACAACTACCCGGCGCTGGACGAGTGCCTGTCCGACTTCGCTCATGGTGATTTTGGCTGGTCTCCGGCCGCCGACCGAGGCGTTGCCGTCGCCGTCCACGACTTCGAGCAGTTCAGTGAGGCCGAGAGCTATGCCGCAGACCGACTCCTCAACTACGCCGTCGACAGCGCACGTTACGGCGCTCTGTTCGGCCACCGTCTGCTTTGGCTAGTGGAGGCCACCACAAACTTCCACCCTCAGCCGGTCGGCGCGCGCAAACCGCTGTGGGTCAAGGTCAACAACTGAGATTTGCTCCGCACACGCACGCCGACAGCGCTCGTGAGGCGCGCGGGAGCCGACCGTCGTGCGGAGCACGCAGAACGCCGTCGTGTGGGAAGGCCCGTGGTCCTGCGGTTCCGAGGTCGGGCTACTTCAGGGGAGCCCCCAGGATCTTGCCAACCGCTTCAATGCCGCTAGGTGTGCGGGCGAGCTGAAGAGATGGTCCTCGTCGGGGTAGACGACCAGGTCGCTGTCCACCCCAGCCCGGGTTAGTGCTGCGTGCCATGCTGCAGAGTCGGCTCGGACGTTGGACTGTCCGCCGCTGATGATGGTGAGGGGTGTCGTGACCGCTTCGGGGCGGCTCATGGGTGAAGCGCCGTCCCACAGGTCAGGGCGGGCTTCGGGCGTGCAGCCGCGGAAGAAGATCTGGATGTGTCGGGTGTTGCCGGTGAAGGTGCGGACGTCGGCGGGGCCGTCCCAGCAGGCTGCGGCAGCGAAGGGGTGTTGGCGGGTGACGATCCGGTTCACCAGGTAGCCGCCGGCGCTGAACCCGTAGACATAGAGGCGAGCAGGATCGGCGATGCCTGCTGTTACCAGCTGATCAACGCCGTCGAGCACCCCGTCGGCGTCGAGGTCCCGCTCGGGCATCCCGACGGAGCGCAGCGGTTCCCACATCATCTTCTCGCCGAGGATCCCGCTGCCTGCATAGTCGGACTGCAACAGCGCGGCGCCGTGCTTCGTCCAGAACGCTGAGTCCCCGACCTCACCTACCCTCAGCCCGAACCAGGGGCCTCCGTGGAGGTAGACGACGAGCGGGTGAGGCCCCCGGCCAGTTGGTGTGGCCAGCAGGCCTTCGAACGTCCCCCCGCGCGTTGGCCACCCGACTCGGCGAATAGGGGTAGGCGTTGCGTCGGGGGGCGCGTTGGGCGGGTCTGTGTCTAGTTCGCCGCCGATCGTCCAGGCCGCCGTACGGCGTGATCCGTCGAGCCCAACACGGGTCAGCGCGAAGCGGTCACCACTGCGTGCGGGGTCCACCGCCCAGGAAGCCTCGTCGTCCTCGGGCGTGACAGGAAAGATGGCGCCGGCGTCGGTTACCGCGACGACCCCGACACGGAGTCCACGACAGATCGTGACGAGGCAGCCCCACTTAGGTACGTCGATCACATCGCCCACACGGTGACCGCGCAAAGACTCGACCACCGCGCCATCGCGGTCTGTCACCAGGTGCCACATCGGCACCGCCCGCCGGTAAGCGTTTCGCCAGGAGAAGGCTGCCTGACCCATTCAGGGACGCTAACAGGGACTCCGTGGCAGCGTCCGGTTCGACGTTGTGCGGAGCACGCAAGCCGATCGTCCCTAGTCCTCCCGCAGACTGGCGTGATGCCTGTTACTCGCCTGCTCACCCTTGAGGACGCCCCCGTGCTTGCTCGGCTGCTCAGGGATAACCGCGCCTTCCTCGAGCCGTGGCAGCCGGCTCGACGCGACGAGTACTTCACCGAACGTGCTCAGCAGCAGGTCGCCGCCAAGGCCTTGCAGGACTACGACCAGCAGTTGAGCGTGCCGCTCGTGATCCAGGACGCCGGCCGCGTGGCAGGGACGATCACCCTGCAGTCGATCATCCGCGGCTCATTCCAGTCGTGCAGCGTCGGCTACTGGATCGCCGAAGAAGAACAAGGCAAAGGCCTGGCTACGACGGCCCTCCACGAAGCCGTGGACCTGGCCTTCCACGAGCTACGGCTACACCGCATCCAAGCCGAGACACTTCCCAAGAACGAGCGGTCCCAGCAGGTACTGAACAGGCTGGGCTTTGTCGCCTACGGCAATGCCCAGAACTACCTCAAGATCGCCGGCACCTGGCAGGACTGCACCCTGTACCAACTGCTCACGCCCGACCCCGCACTCGTCAGCCCGGAGTAACAGCACCGAGGCGAGCAACGAAGACGGTTCTCTACTCGGGCTCGAGACGCGCAACCCGACCGTCGTGCGGAGCACGCAAGCCGACCGTCGTGCGGAGCACGCAAGCCCACCCCCGCGCCAAGGGCACGCAGCCGGGCATACTGACGGCAGTGGTGTACGAGCCCGTGCAGGGGTGCACCATGGGTCTGTGACCGCGCGCCAGCACCTCCGCCAGGTAGCTCTGCCGGCCGAAGAACTTGGCTTCGAGAGCCTATCGTTCACCGATCGGGGTGCGCTCAGGCTGAAGGCCAGCACCGCGCGGCCGCCGGAACACGGAAGTGGTGGCACTGCAGGAGTACGTGAACCGCGAAGCCCCGCTCCCTCGAGTTCGCCACAGTCGGCGAGCGTCGAGTAGCAACTTCTTCCCGCACACCGACAAGAACTCCGACAACGTTCGCTAGACGCCGAGTCTCGGGACAAACTGCCGTCGCGTCCGGGCGGCAACCTACCGTTGCACTTAGCGCGCAAGCCCTGCGTGCGGTATTGCCGCCGCACAGTGGACGGCTCGACGCGACACGCCGAGGCGGTACTTGGCGGGTGGACTCAGGCGCCTAACAGGGACCAGCCGCCGTCGGACGCGATGACCTGACCTGTCACCCATTCGGCTTCGTCGCTGACCAACCAGCCGACGAGTCGGGCGATGTCTTGCGGGGTGCTTGCTCGCCCTCCGGGGTTGCGCTCTGCCACCCATGCCCAGGCGGCGGCGTCGGCGTAGCCGGTGTTGTTCGGTCCAGGGTTGACGCAGTTGACCGTGATCCCGCGCGCGATGAGGTGAGCGGCGAGTGTCGGTGTCAATTCCCGCAGCGCTGCCTTGGACGCGATGTACGGCAGCTCGGCCGGCATCACGCCGTGGTACTGCCCGGAGGTGAACAGCACGATCCGGCCTCCAGGACCTGCCGCGTACTGGGCGGCGAACTCCTGCACGAGCAACAGCGTGGCGCGGGTGTTGACGGCGTAGGTGAGGTCGAGCTCGGCGGCGGTGATCTCCTCGAGCGATTGCCTCGCACTACGTGCGTGGTTGGCGATCACGACATCGAGGCGCCCGAACGACTCTCGGGCCGCAGCGACAAGACGTGCTGGGGTCTCGGGGTCCGCGACATCTGCGCTGATGTGGACGAGGTTTGCGCCCTCAGCGCGGAACTCGTCGACCAGTTGCTCCACCCCGCCAGGATCGGCACGGTCCCCGTCGGCCGCGGCCCAGGAGTGCACGAGAACGGCGACGCCGTCAGCGGCGAGACGTCGCACGATCGCCGCCCCGATAGCGGAGCGGCGACTGGCGCCCGTCACCAGGGCGACTCGACCCGTAGATCGTGCAGGTGAGGTCATGCCGGAACCCTAGAACCGGCAAAGCGCCAAGCTGCGCAAGCCGACCCTCCTGCGACGCATGGCGGCCCTCGGTCGAACTGCGTGTTCGAGGTGAGGGCCGACTGCTGAGGACTCAAACGCTCGGCCCAAGGCGGCAACAGCAGCTGACGTTAGGTCGAACGAGGCGAGCCATTCCTCGGCATCCTGGAGGCTGGCCCAGGCCACTCGCTCGACGTTGCGTTGAACCTAACGGCATCGTCACGCGCTTCGACCTCGTCGTCGCCCGGCGGCGGCCTCCTTGACTAGCAAGTGCGTGGTCGTCCATGGCCGGCGTAGTGGCGTAGGCCGTTGCGGCCTGAGAGAGACTTCCTCATGGTCATCCTCGTGTCCGCCTCCGGATCACGGCCCCTTAATGCCGAGCTGCGAGAAAGCCTGCAGCTCAGAGCCATGCGGGCGTCGCCACCAGGGCGGGCATCTAAGGGCGAGCGTCGGAAAGTGTTTTGCACAGCACTGGAGCAGTCCGAGCAGTTGCTCAATGCCGCAGCGCAGACGCCTGCAGATGTCCGCCCAATGCTGGTGTTTTACGGCCTTGCTCAAGGCGTTAGGGCCTTGTTCGCCTGTGCTCCGGGTATCCCCGACCGAGACTTCCGCACCAAGGGCCATGGGCTCCGCGAGCGAAACCTGCGCGGCTCGCTCAGGTCCATTTCTGTCGAGACCACTGGTAGGGGCATG contains these protein-coding regions:
- a CDS encoding SIR2 family protein, with translation MTKYLDYFPPPFLEDMVRGRCIPFIGAGFSLNAQLPPGVLMPDWDGVGRRAAEALRDYSYTTAIEALSTYEHEFSRVKLTEFLVEALNASVIQPGSAHDAFCAIPFDRAITTNWDFLLETSYARAGKYCMPIVSEDQLAVQGDRAWVRLLKLHGDLNHPNRIIATEEDYDGFLTRYPLLATYLSSMLIDNTAFFIGYSLDDPDLRQIWQLIKDRLGGLRRPAYVLQIGASPQAMARFERRGVKVINLPKSDQSYSQTLTTALSELRDYWTASLPLISTSADPESQAELSLPNFAKNRLAFFAVPTALASFYKQQVYPVARRQGFTPVMAIDVATVGENIVAKVQALLEKSAVTIADLGTANTIYELGLAKLTSAGPIIVVTTDSSTVPIEVPELQRVVRPLVLDDQGIDPLSLGFVEALSARLAAAFLTISPTLTSEPQRLLDQSEFRAAIMSAFSLLEHELAQAIERLDIPLQRHRAGPVSFREMLNALRPFLADDLIQRLLDHASVRNRVAHSAVDVTRQTAFAIVEDVATAVAQLELARDR
- a CDS encoding DUF4760 domain-containing protein, whose translation is MILLLVVPIPFLGPDGYQALASGVQAAGVIITLGFIGIEMNQSRATSRARAQADLDEIARRDEERSRGRRQATLEFARSTLDYRYSNWEALPEDFDRGAVESMVNEFIAGREQRTLGRVLEYLGLLETLCTGIKLDIYDARTLYELYGGRVVATAQNYGLFIAWRRDLLGKKSLYVELESQAAEFERWTRLDA
- a CDS encoding barstar family protein, producing MVAFELDAELTHPLDFLLLQNGPINLVTPQRLSALVGQLAGLGYQVIHLPAASWSDDADLFRSIAAQLDFPDYFGHNYPALDECLSDFAHGDFGWSPAADRGVAVAVHDFEQFSEAESYAADRLLNYAVDSARYGALFGHRLLWLVEATTNFHPQPVGARKPLWVKVNN
- a CDS encoding alpha/beta hydrolase family protein — translated: MGQAAFSWRNAYRRAVPMWHLVTDRDGAVVESLRGHRVGDVIDVPKWGCLVTICRGLRVGVVAVTDAGAIFPVTPEDDEASWAVDPARSGDRFALTRVGLDGSRRTAAWTIGGELDTDPPNAPPDATPTPIRRVGWPTRGGTFEGLLATPTGRGPHPLVVYLHGGPWFGLRVGEVGDSAFWTKHGAALLQSDYAGSGILGEKMMWEPLRSVGMPERDLDADGVLDGVDQLVTAGIADPARLYVYGFSAGGYLVNRIVTRQHPFAAAACWDGPADVRTFTGNTRHIQIFFRGCTPEARPDLWDGASPMSRPEAVTTPLTIISGGQSNVRADSAAWHAALTRAGVDSDLVVYPDEDHLFSSPAHLAALKRLARSWGLP
- a CDS encoding DUF805 domain-containing protein → MPPRDVPLDQPLYGATLPQAISRFWRKYATFSGRAGRAEYWWWALTSIVVSFVLEGVRFARLGGLEAYFSTPLLSLRPTSLPWLMWTAATVVPAAALGVRRLHDINRTGWWQLLTLAVFVASEVQVRFVPQTLAEMARPAPLAPSDAALKAGAMIVSAIGSVVLIIFDVSAPVPAGQRFDHAATG
- a CDS encoding SDR family oxidoreductase, with protein sequence MTSPARSTGRVALVTGASRRSAIGAAIVRRLAADGVAVLVHSWAAADGDRADPGGVEQLVDEFRAEGANLVHISADVADPETPARLVAAARESFGRLDVVIANHARSARQSLEEITAAELDLTYAVNTRATLLLVQEFAAQYAAGPGGRIVLFTSGQYHGVMPAELPYIASKAALRELTPTLAAHLIARGITVNCVNPGPNNTGYADAAAWAWVAERNPGGRASTPQDIARLVGWLVSDEAEWVTGQVIASDGGWSLLGA
- a CDS encoding GNAT family N-acetyltransferase, producing MPVTRLLTLEDAPVLARLLRDNRAFLEPWQPARRDEYFTERAQQQVAAKALQDYDQQLSVPLVIQDAGRVAGTITLQSIIRGSFQSCSVGYWIAEEEQGKGLATTALHEAVDLAFHELRLHRIQAETLPKNERSQQVLNRLGFVAYGNAQNYLKIAGTWQDCTLYQLLTPDPALVSPE